A stretch of the Thiomicrorhabdus xiamenensis genome encodes the following:
- the lptG gene encoding LPS export ABC transporter permease LptG yields MNLTERYLGKTVISFSLLVLMVLVALLSFFEALYQFGKVNESFTFAKATLFVVLKVPGYFSELFPVALLIGTLMGLGSLANHGELTVLRVTGWSIRRILFAVAKSAFLLWLVIALIGEYVAPQSESYAQKMRIEALNKSLSLGNSQGFWVKDGERYIHIGRVVSAEELRQVTLYHLKDGRLQKVQSSPKVVYDERRGWKMQQGQAMGLLFTDLPDDLSRVLLEDNAQLQPERLRQLRLKFQKLDQTPLGLPFAPDDLAKLDMDSRYLSLVDLYAYIQFLQQNELDAGPYLLDFWRKLAMPLVAFAMLAIVFPLIFGSQRQISTGQRVFVGIVVGLGFQLVNMLIGNLALVYQLPIALGAFLPALILLAIALLWMRRLP; encoded by the coding sequence ATGAATCTTACGGAACGTTATTTAGGAAAAACGGTCATCTCTTTCAGCCTTTTGGTTTTGATGGTGCTGGTTGCGCTGCTGAGTTTCTTTGAGGCGTTGTACCAGTTCGGCAAAGTAAACGAGAGTTTTACCTTTGCGAAGGCAACGCTGTTTGTGGTGTTGAAAGTTCCCGGTTATTTTTCCGAGTTGTTTCCGGTCGCGCTGTTGATCGGGACTTTAATGGGTTTGGGATCTTTAGCCAATCACGGCGAACTGACGGTTTTGCGAGTGACTGGCTGGTCAATCCGACGTATTTTGTTTGCCGTCGCCAAAAGCGCGTTTCTGCTGTGGTTAGTGATTGCATTGATCGGCGAATATGTCGCGCCACAGAGTGAGTCCTATGCGCAGAAAATGCGTATAGAGGCGTTGAATAAGAGTCTTTCTTTAGGAAATTCGCAGGGTTTCTGGGTCAAAGATGGCGAGCGCTATATTCATATAGGGCGGGTTGTGTCCGCCGAAGAGTTGCGTCAGGTCACCCTATATCACCTCAAAGACGGGCGTTTGCAGAAAGTACAATCAAGCCCGAAAGTGGTTTATGACGAACGTCGCGGCTGGAAAATGCAGCAGGGCCAGGCCATGGGGTTGTTGTTCACCGATCTGCCTGACGATCTGAGTCGAGTGCTTCTGGAGGATAATGCTCAATTACAGCCGGAGCGTCTGCGCCAGTTACGTTTGAAATTCCAGAAACTTGATCAGACTCCTCTGGGGTTGCCCTTTGCACCGGATGATCTCGCCAAGCTGGATATGGATAGCCGTTATTTGAGTCTTGTCGATCTCTATGCCTATATTCAATTCCTGCAGCAGAATGAGCTGGATGCAGGGCCTTATCTGCTGGATTTCTGGCGTAAGCTGGCAATGCCGTTGGTCGCTTTCGCGATGCTGGCGATCGTTTTTCCGTTAATTTTCGGGTCTCAGCGTCAGATCAGTACAGGGCAGAGGGTGTTTGTCGGAATCGTCGTCGGTCTGGGCTTTCAGCTGGTCAATATGCTGATCGGTAATCTGGCTCTGGTCTACCAGCTTCCGATCGCGCTGGGCGCTTTTTTGCCAGCGCTTATTCTATTGGCCATCGCATTGCTTTGGATGCGTCGGCTGCCGTAG